The genomic region CCACTTCTTCTGCCTTCTGCTTCAGAGCTTGTTTCATCCGTCTGACTTCTGTGTACTCCTTCCATCCGGCCATAACTTGCTGCATCAATTTACCATTGACTGAAGACAGAACAAGAGAAATTCTGTTTTAAAATGCCCGTACTAAGGATGTTGGAGTTAACAAGTGATCAACTGTTCTGACAAGGCTCAAAATTTGGTGGGGGCAGTGACAAGAACCATGAAATCAATTTTCTGCGGCCTTATGGCACTGTAAATAAAGTGGCTTACACTATTTTACTTACAGTGGTTGTCAGCCAAAGCCAGTTTGGCTTTCTTCACCTTCTGAATGATAACAAACTGCTTCCAAGCTCTCCAAACAGTCGTCCAAACACGGTACctgaaaacacacaaaacatgaaatgaacCGTAACGTTATGAAATGAAAGGAAATGTCGTCCAGAATCGGTACatgaaaacacacaaaacatgaaatgaacCGTAATGTTATGAAATGAAGGAAATGTCGTCCAGACTCGGTACctgaaaacacacaaaacatgaaatgaaacgTAAGGTTATGAAATGAAAGGAAATGTAGGTTCGTATATAACGCTTTTATACTGTACAACTCTACTGACTCAAATCACGTTACATTCATTCCACAGCCTATTCCTGCAGAATTCTGTAGAATCCAAGAAGTGCACCTTCCGTGCTTCTCTTGGCCATTTTGGGCCAGTTGCAAGTGTCGAGTGGCACTGGCCGAGCTAGGATCTTCCGATCAAAAGGCAACTCATCCACTGACTACCGCAGACAGGATGGCAGGGCATAAGTAACTCAATAAGAAGTTGCAGCGATATGCACCAGGCTCCTACTTGTAAGACTTTACGCAGAAGAAGAACATACCTGTCATGACACTGTGCTCGTATCAACAACCTCCACTCCTTTCTTATAGTCCACCACAAGTCGTACCATTCAGCAAACGCTTCTCGGACGATCGCTTTCTCATGATGCACCTTGGCAACAGAGGGCAGCACACGACCGAAAGCATTCCTCGTCCAAATATGGAGGTACTTCCGTGCAATGCACCTAGAGAGAACATTACGTTCAAATTGAGTTGTTTCGCATAGTCAGAATCAGTTTTTAATGGTGTTCAACCTAAAGTTTAGATTGACTTCCTTGATGGACTCTAGGCACATGATTTTCAAGTGAAAGGTTGCTTTCATTTCTGAtaaatttctttgataaaaaAGTAGTTTTCACTTTCAAGTTTGGCCTTGCCAATGATGTAGCCACTATAGGCCAATCAACCaaattggcgcctaaccatagtggcacgtatacacgctcatcccgcctttgaGGAGGAATACGCTCTGGAGAACAAAACCTCCAACTGCAGAGTGAAcgctgaagaggaagaagaagaagaagaagaaactatCAAGTTTCAACACCTAACCTGATTCTGAGCTCCTTGACCCGCCCGCCTCTATTCCATGTATATGTCGGGTCATACGCATGAGCTTTAGCAGTGGCATCTCGTCTTCTTTGCCGGGAAACCGACATCGGGATACGGGATCCAGGGGACGGATTCTTAATAGTGACAGTTCTGGACATATTGGAAGGTCTGAAACGAAAGGGCATTGTTGGTGACACAACTGATTATATATTTGTGATTTCCTTCACAAGTTACAGTCTTCTTTGGTGAGGATGGTCACTTTGAGAAATTACTGTTTGGCCTTGAGTGTCAGTCATGTAAAAGCCTTACTTATATAGGTTTTTTGGTCATCTGGGTGCATTGTATGCTTAAAATGATTCAGGAAGGTCTTAGTaatgatttctgaagaaaaaagaaaacattttttaaactttttattttttctgttgtgttttttttttaaacgtgTCCATTGAACACGTTCAAGACAGTCAAAGTAGACACTGATCAGATGTCTGTAAGTAACACTACAAGGACTTACCTCACTTTGATTTCAGGGGCAGGTAGTGATGCAACTGCGACAGATTTCTCATCAGATGGCGTGGGAATATTTTCTCCATCATCTCCGATGGGTTCTCTCTGGTCACGTGCCTTCAGGTGGAGTTTCTCAGCCTTTATTTTCAGGTGGGAGTTAAGTTCCTGAATACGAAAACAGgaaataaaatatgaaaattaaagATGGGCCTTGGATATTTGCTGAATGAGAAACAACCAATCATCCATATCACTGATGGCTTCGACCCGTGGTCCATACTTTGGCTTTGGGTTGGACCTATGCCAGTTAGACCTTGGACCTTTGCCATGAAGGGGTGCCATTCAACCGCCCCCTTTCAACTGCAAAAGGTGTTTACGTCCCACACATACTCTTGACATTGACTAGACTATTGAATATAATTGAGAGATTTTCGCTTGGGCCCTTGTTGATTGACTTTGAGGCTTGCCTCACTTGGCCTTGTTGAAGTCCTCTTCATTTGCTGTCCCAATGATGGCCCACCATTACCGCGACACGGCCAATAGTGTTTTCGTTCACTGACTGTTCAAATAAACTCAACGAGCTATCACCCTACACACCTGTAAAATAGCTTGTTTTGCTTTGGTTCTCGTCTCACTATTTTCATTTCCAGCAGCAAACTTGTCAGCCTTGGCGAGAGACAAGTTTCGTCTCGATTGCGAATCTTTTTGGTACTGCATGTTTTTGGACACTTAAACTACACAATGACCATCTTAATCTATTTGTGTTTTCAGCCTTTTATGGCGTAAAATCGCAAAGAAATTAGGGAAATATTGGATTTGGCGCTGTTCAAATTTCGTGAACCGCAAAACGCAGGCAGTATCCTATTGAATTACAATTTGGACGACAGAGGGCAGCAGTGCACAGTCAAGATGGTGTTTATGACTTTGAACATCTACGTGTCGGGTTTTCCCGATAAaggcgccactgtctaatcgGGGCAGTGGCGCCACTATCGCCAAACCCGGCCATGTAGATGAGATGTAGATGTTCAAAAGTCACAACCCAAGATGGCGGTGAGATTTTAGAAATGCATTTTTTGCTCGATAAAGTGCCGGCTAACGCTTGAAATACAGAACAGAAAATTATAAAATGCAATTCTAGTGATAACCCCTGAAAAGTAGAATCAATGAAAATGAATTGGATGACATGATATTCTGTACTAGAAGTGTGTACAGTGGGTTTTCTTGGAGAAAATTGTGATCAAGTGCCAAGAGATTAGTTCATGAAGATAACACCAGGTGTCAGCACCTTATGGGCCCgaattttggcctaaaacacAGGCCTCTGATATGGCGATAGAACTGTCATAGAAGCGCTGCCGATGTTGTTGTATGctggaggtggacggtaaactaTGTGTTTCATTCTCATGGCCTTATGCGATAAACAAATTCTATGTTGAAAAATTGATGCAAATTACTTTTGTTTTCAGGAAGCAGTTGCAGTTGTTTTGGATGTGAGTCCCTCGATGGACTCGGCCCCGGCTGGGGAGACGACGTCGCTGCAAACTTCTCTCAACGCCATCACGATGATTCTTCAGAGGAAGGTGAATCTGAATTTCTGTTTAAAACCACCCCAGCTGAAACACTATCAAATAATTTTTCTATCTCCCCTTACTTGTCTGTATGCACCAATGGACCTAAATTTTCAAATGCCCACACCCCCCGTTTCATACATGCTAAATGAATGGCACCTAAGATAAAAATCTGTATAAATATCCACATAATATTATATGCattcaggcctttcaattacgtggagacctctacaccctgtaatttggggacatcctgtatggcctacaccgttatacggtgtaggaatcatgtaattgagaggcctgtgCATTGTAAAATTCTGTTCTggcttttgatatttttgaagcACATGTGCTTTTAAGCATGTTCATTGAATAAATACCATTCTTTCCCCTTAAAAATTGTCCGATTTTGAAATTGTCATGACAGAACTCTTGGAAGAAAGAGTCTTTATGAATCTCTAAATAATTCCAGATGTTTGCCGAGTCAAAAGATGAGGTGGCCCTAGTTCTATTCGGCACGGACAACACTGCCAACGATCTGGCAGACGGAGACAATTACGCAAGAATCATCGTAGCCAAGCCACTTGCGGCACCAAGCTGGGACCTACTGGAGTATGTTCAGAATGACATCCAAGCCAGTCATCACACTGGAGATTGTATCCTTGAATAAAAAAACTATTGAAGCGCCCCCTGGCCGAAGACAAGAGACACTACATTGTAGGCCAATAAACCTAATAGCACCCAACTGTAGTGGCATGTAGGGGAGAGGGAAAATTAGGGAATTTGATTTTTCCAAGCATTCCATTCAGTTATTTTCCCTGCTGTTGACAAGACATGTGTAAGTCTCTAATTTTACATCCTGGGTAGACAGTACTCCCAAATTAATTTCCTTAATTTGTCTCAGTTATTGATGCGCTCGTTGTGGCTGTGGACCATTTGAGGAAAGCGACAAAGTAAGTGTCAAGTTACCATATCCGTGGTGCACATTGGGAGGTGCGAAAAGTTTCCCAAGCCTGGAGTTGTGCGTGCTAAAAATAACGAGAAGCATGTTTTTTGCTTTCTAAGAGTTAAAACAAAATTAGCCTCAAAAAGTTTCAGAAATATGGCTCACTTATAGTTCAAACAAGCAATGGCCTTAGCCTTCGAATTCTAATCTTTCTAAACTGTGTTTATTTCAGAGGCAAACGTGGTATTGCAGGAAAACGATTGATTCTCTTCTCGAACCTCGGTGGCGAGTTTGGTGATGACAAAATTGACACGATAGTAGGTGCTCTCAAGGCTGAAGAAGTGGAGCTTAACATCATGTAAGTTCCAGGGATGTCCtcaataaagaggtgtcctgcttAGAGAGGTCACCTCTGCAAGACTCATCGTGACAAAGTGCTTCAAGCATGAAGATTCATGTTTCTTTTGAACTCAGTTCTTGTGCTCTTGAACGAATCACACCCTTCTCTCCTTCAGCGGTCCGTCCCtgggcgatgacgatgacgacgacgggcCACCAAATGCAGCCAATGCCAATGGCCACACCAAGGAAAAGACACCACAGCAGAGAGCCGGCGAAACGATGGTCCAACATATCTTGTCAGAGGTGGAGGGAGAATGCTACTCCTTTGGGTAAGAATAAAAATACTGATCATCCTTCCATTTCCcttttaaatgacgtggcaatgtacgtatacttaccttgggaacatgaaatccacaggggctgggtgcactgatgaaagcttcatggagctgaagcccattaataatgcactctgaagtgagtgcggggccctaggcccaagtggttgcgacaaaaatcgaccacttacgaagatgggagagtgtgagtcttcctcatcacaggcactacagatatgcagtgccaaagccagagcgcCCTGGGGTGTTCCTTCCATTTCCCTGTACACCTTTATATCTTGTAATATTTTAGCATAGTTTGGGGACTTGTTTTTTGCTATTCAGCCAGATTTGGGGACATATTGTCACGGCAAGCTGTTGAATTTATATGGTCTGCTGCACTCTTTCAAGTCCCAGATGTCAGGTTACGTAAGAGAGAGGGAGGTTTCGACAATATTGGCAAACTAACGAAATGTTTTCGTCTTTCAGAGAAGCGCTACCAGCGTTGAGTTATTTCCAAGCCAAGGCTGTCAAGCAGACTGCCTGGAAGTGTACTCTGGACATCGGGGCCGACCTAAGAATTCCAATTTGTATGTATACCAGGGTAAGTAACGTGCCTACTTGCTCAAAATTAAAGCAACAGCATCAGAAGGAATCCAGCACCTCTTACAGGAAAGCAAAGATGCTCCTGGAACAGGCCATAAAAACCAGGGCCTGGGTTTTCTTCTTAGCATTTGAGAGCAGTTCAAATCGGTATTCCTGCCTGGTTTATGAGGTCAGCTGTTGACTCCAGTTTGCTCTAGACCCCCCCAGAGTTTAGCTGTGTGATCGACATGGTCTGACCAAACCTGGTTCCTCTGGGCAGCATGGAGGTTACACTCTTCTAGGATATGGATGGGAGTCTGTTTGTGGTGTCCACAGGAACATGCTGGTGTGTCTGCTATCCCAATGCGATGGAGGTGGCTGTGTAATCTGGTTCCTCTGGACAGCATAGAGGTTGCAGTCTAgcatgatattgatgagagtcTGTTCCTGATGTCTACAGGAACACGCTGGGTTTTCTAACACCTTAGatttgaatcaaaatgaaaaaacactgAGCGCCATCAAAGAATAGGTTACTGCTGAAACTGTTGAAGAACAAAATGATTTAGTAAAACTTCTGTTTCTTTTATCACTTCAGGTGACAGAAGCCAAGACCAAATCTATGAAAAAAGTCTACGCACGCGACCAGGATGCGGCCATTCAAAACGAACGCACGTTCCATCTGAATGATGAGGCCGAGACCGAGATTGAGAAAGACGATACTGTCCAAGGTCATCGATACGGGAAAGATCTGGTGCCGTTTTCGCCCGAGGATATCGAGGGGATGAAATTTCAGGCGGAAAAATGTTTCAAGGTGCTAGGAATGACAAAATCTGAAAACGTGAGTTATGGAGCATGTTGCCACTTTTACTGAAGAAATTCTATGGTTGTGAGGCGAAGATTGATAAAAATTAAACTTCCAACTAAATGCGATcagtagtttgccctccagagcccccaatgaggaacctggataacaaaacctgccaatagggggccctgcaggcaagtggatcATGgctgtaatgagaaagccatttcccaggtcaatgattattgaatatttcatccattaattactctacatggggaaatagcaccaaaaatgttgttttattggtccttaattctattttgatgagttttagggagaaaatcaacaaacttaatttgaatggaaaatgcactggaagtgtacctttaagtactggtgctgccatctggattttgcAGGTAAAGCGACACCACTACATGGGAACCAGTGTGTACTGTTGCGTGGGCGACAAGGGTGATGACGCAGCAGCTGTAGCACTCTCCGCGCTCATCCAAGCTTTATACGAAACCAACAGCGTTGTCATCGTACGACGGGTGTACGCCAACAAAGGCTCGCCGAAATTAGGCTTCCTGTCTCCTCACATCAAGGCCAAGTATGAGGTACGTTGATGAACAGTTCTAGTGCCGGCGTTTCTCAAAAACATCCCACCTGACCCCCATCTCAGACCCATCAGAAAAGAAATGGGTTAGAGATGACTTTTGCGATAGCTTACTAAAGACCAGAGCTTGCTTATTCAATAGTCtcctttaaaaaatttaaaagttttACAAGGATATGTTCAGTTACTCCTGAGTATCTCGATTACCAAATAATTTAAAGGGTATTTGTCGTTGCTTGTAACTTCAGGAGTGCAAATATGTATTGTTAATTGTTGTATATGAGGATGCTCTAGATAGTGGTCAACGAAAGATTGAACTATCTTGTCATTAGGAGATGAAACTGAGCCATTTCTAATGAGTCCTAAGGACAGAAAACAAGGACAGAAGCAACTTCTCAGTGTCTGATGTACTTATCGAGAGAAAAAAGTTTACACTCGGCTTGTTGCCTCCGACTGACGATGAACCAATGCTTCACTGCTGGGCAGATCCGTGTAACTGCATACCTCTACACCTGACCCTATCTTCAATCATTCTTCTCCAACGTTTCAGTGCCTCATGTATTCCGAGCTGCCGTTTATGGAGGACGTCCGGCAGTTCACGTTTGGTTCGTTACCCCTGAGCGACGATGCGCCACCTGCTGTCCAAAAATACAAACCTTCCGCGGAACAGCTAGAACTTATCGACAATCTCATTACGGATATGGATTTGACAAATGTCGTCGAGTatgtactgtagaacctctctattacggacacccatgggaccgacaagtgctgtccttaatagagaggtgtcctgattagagaggtcaaattgaatggaaacaaccaatttgggaccaaaactagtgtccttaatagagaggttgtccttaatagagaggttgtccttaatagagaggtgtcctgattagagaggtcaaattgaatgaaaacaatcaatttgggaccaaaactagtgtcctttatggagaggttgtccttaatagagaggtgtcctgattagagaggttaaattgaatggaaacaaccaatttgggaccaaaactagtgtccttaatagagaggttgtccttaatagattggtgtccgctaagggaggttccactgtacttgtagattggaaaaGACACCTACCAATTAAGGACAACATTAGTCAGTCTCCTAAgtgtgtcctcaatagagaggttttgtTGTCTATCTTTTCAGGGACGACGATGGTGAGAAAAACGAGGCGTTAAAACCTAAGTTGACGTTTAACCCATTCAGACAAAGACTTTTCCAGGTGAGAGATGGGTTACTTTCTTTGCTACGAATATATGACAAAAAAATTTCCGATTGgatttattttgacattttgttatCAACCAATATAAgaatcatcaaatatttcattcttgAGGGAGGGTAATCATTTAGTATACGTATTTAGGTCCATTTTGTGTATCCATACTGGTGTGAATGGGGGGGGCAACATCATCATTCTGACTGCAAGGTACAGCGAGCAGACGAGGGCAATTTCCATAATTTGTGCGTctcaaaatttccaaatttatGCATATCTCGTTTCTGATGCAGTGTCTTCAACACCGAGCACTCAACCCCGACGAGCCGTTACCAGAACTTAACCCACTCATAGCCGACTACCTCAAACCTGCCACGGAGGTGACGACAAAGTGCGAAGGCACCGTcaaaaagatgaaagaaaaattcaaaCTTGAAGTCGTCCAAGTGAAGAAGGAGGTACAGACAGGACAGAACGTTTTTAAAGAAAAGTGAGTTTTCttatcaataaaatatttaatCTGCAAAATTTTCACGGGTGTTTTTTTGCGAACTTTGCAAACAACCATTACGGAGACGGATTTTGCGTGCTTTGTCGTCAAAGGATAAACAACCATTACACCACTGGTCTACCTTATCGAGCAAATCCTTCTtccttcttcattttcttcttcagtgtttgctctgCACCTGCTTGGGTCTTTTGCATGTCCTTGCATTAATTCGTTTATTTTGCTTATTCAGTGATGATGATGGCCCAGCTGCCAAGAAGCCCAAGGTCGAGGTCGCCGGCGGTATGGCCGACATTACTAAggtcatggtcacagaggttgGCACGGTAACGCCTGTGGAAGACTTCAGGAGTATAATCTCAGCCAAGGATGAAGATCGTTTTGAAGAAGGTAAACATTTGGATAATATTCAgggtttttttggtttttttcagtGCGTATTtaagcaattggaaattttcaaatttcaattacaaattacaaattttttacgaacaacataggcctttaaaaTATTCTGATAATTTCTCTTCAGCGTGTAAGATGATGCAGACCGTCATCATCAAGACGATTATGGCTTCCTTTGGATCTCAGTTCTTTGGCAAGGCGCTTGACTGTCTGAAAGCACTCAGACAAGAATGTGTCAAGGTAAGGAGGATGTTTTCAGTGATGGATTTAGGGGTTGGCACATGAGGTGCGCATGCCCATTTTGTCGGAGAGTAACGATTTTTCAGGGCGATGTTTCATGACAAGCAAGTAACTCCTGccaataaaaacattgataaagcaACCTCTTCGTATGGAAGAAATCAGCCTTTTGACCAAAATATTATCAAATGCAATACAGCTTATCTCACCTCGGCAAATCAGCTCCAGACTGTTGTCAAAActatttgaactatttgacttgGTATGTGGCAGGACCCTGGTAACTAAAATGACAAGCCATGAAAAAATTCAGTTTTACAAGAAAAAAGGAGATGTTCTATCGAACCTACGATGATATCATTTTCGTCTTTGCTTTGGATTTCAGAATTCCGAGCCAAATACATTTAACCATTATTTAGTGATATTGAAGGAGACTTTGAAAGAGAAGAACAAGAAGGACTTCTGGCAAGAGATTGTAAAAGGTCGGTGCACTTTTTCGCTGCCGAATCTTTCCAAGACTGGCACGCCAAACTGCCACATATATCCTGCCAAACTCGGTGTAAAAACAAGGCATCTCAACAAACAACACAGTATCACCATTGTGTCTTCATGTCATGAACATGAACACTCATTTGTCGGCAAGCCTCCAAGTAATCCTGGTCAACACTGCCCTAGCAATGATACCAGACCCTCTATGCTTTGTATTTCAGATCATCTGACCTTGATTGACAAAAGCGAGAGTGAAGACAGCGGCGTGACCAAGGAAGAGGGAGCAAAGTTCCTGGAGGGAGAGGTGAAAGAGGAGGAGCCTGAAGAAAAGGAGGATGAGGAAGATGCTGATGATCTGGTGAGTGAATCATTTGTGGTACTTTATGTGTGGGTGGGGGTCCCCATCTGTAGTtactcaggcctctcaattacatgattcctacaccgtataacggtgtagaccgtacaggatgtccccaaattaggtcttttttttctccttttttttttaataatatgaccccctgaagcgttttttgacccctaacataaccaaatctcatccaaatggcctaatttgatagttttaccctaaaaattatgattttttaaggtgtatgtggtgatatcagtcactaactttgattaatgacgtcgctgttcaggcaaattggcgcaatgaaatgtccccaagttaagctaaaaagcaaaaaaatatgtcccccaaaataggctaaaaaaatacagggtgtagaggtctccacgtaattgaaaggcctggttaCTGGAGGGAGGGGTGAGAGAGGAAGACCCTGAGGAGAAGGAGAATCAAGAGGATGCTGGTAACCTTGTGGTACTttatgtgtgtgtgtggggggggggcatgattAGGCAAAGCTGGGGCTGCTCAATTGTGTCAGCAAATTCACGTGCCACTGTCTGTGTCACTCTGTCCATCCTATCCATTAAATTGGGGGTGCTGTAAGAAATGAGACAGACTGTTGATGTGATCTTCATTAAGCAACCACGCCAATTTGAAGCCAGAGCTGGGTGACAAGGACGTCAGTGTTCCAGCAAGGTTTCTCTCTTAATTGGTTCTGACACTAGACActttatttttttcagttggCGATGATGTAGTTGACAAGGTGAGGTCGTTGCAACCACGATAAGGTGAAACGAGGTCACTGTGACCTTAGTGCATTCAGGAATGATCTTAGCGAAGGG from Lineus longissimus chromosome 19, tnLinLong1.2, whole genome shotgun sequence harbors:
- the LOC135503281 gene encoding X-ray repair cross-complementing protein 5-like isoform X1, with protein sequence MAEAVAVVLDVSPSMDSAPAGETTSLQTSLNAITMILQRKMFAESKDEVALVLFGTDNTANDLADGDNYARIIVAKPLAAPSWDLLEYVQNDIQASHHTGDFIDALVVAVDHLRKATKGKRGIAGKRLILFSNLGGEFGDDKIDTIVGALKAEEVELNIIGPSLGDDDDDDGPPNAANANGHTKEKTPQQRAGETMVQHILSEVEGECYSFGEALPALSYFQAKAVKQTAWKCTLDIGADLRIPICMYTRVTEAKTKSMKKVYARDQDAAIQNERTFHLNDEAETEIEKDDTVQGHRYGKDLVPFSPEDIEGMKFQAEKCFKVLGMTKSENVKRHHYMGTSVYCCVGDKGDDAAAVALSALIQALYETNSVVIVRRVYANKGSPKLGFLSPHIKAKYECLMYSELPFMEDVRQFTFGSLPLSDDAPPAVQKYKPSAEQLELIDNLITDMDLTNVVEDDDGEKNEALKPKLTFNPFRQRLFQCLQHRALNPDEPLPELNPLIADYLKPATEVTTKCEGTVKKMKEKFKLEVVQVKKEVQTGQNVFKENDDDGPAAKKPKVEVAGGMADITKVMVTEVGTVTPVEDFRSIISAKDEDRFEEACKMMQTVIIKTIMASFGSQFFGKALDCLKALRQECVKNSEPNTFNHYLVILKETLKEKNKKDFWQEIVKDHLTLIDKSESEDSGVTKEEGAKFLEGEVKEEEPEEKEDEEDADDLLAMM
- the LOC135503281 gene encoding X-ray repair cross-complementing protein 5-like isoform X2, with amino-acid sequence MDSAPAGETTSLQTSLNAITMILQRKMFAESKDEVALVLFGTDNTANDLADGDNYARIIVAKPLAAPSWDLLEYVQNDIQASHHTGDFIDALVVAVDHLRKATKGKRGIAGKRLILFSNLGGEFGDDKIDTIVGALKAEEVELNIIGPSLGDDDDDDGPPNAANANGHTKEKTPQQRAGETMVQHILSEVEGECYSFGEALPALSYFQAKAVKQTAWKCTLDIGADLRIPICMYTRVTEAKTKSMKKVYARDQDAAIQNERTFHLNDEAETEIEKDDTVQGHRYGKDLVPFSPEDIEGMKFQAEKCFKVLGMTKSENVKRHHYMGTSVYCCVGDKGDDAAAVALSALIQALYETNSVVIVRRVYANKGSPKLGFLSPHIKAKYECLMYSELPFMEDVRQFTFGSLPLSDDAPPAVQKYKPSAEQLELIDNLITDMDLTNVVEDDDGEKNEALKPKLTFNPFRQRLFQCLQHRALNPDEPLPELNPLIADYLKPATEVTTKCEGTVKKMKEKFKLEVVQVKKEVQTGQNVFKENDDDGPAAKKPKVEVAGGMADITKVMVTEVGTVTPVEDFRSIISAKDEDRFEEACKMMQTVIIKTIMASFGSQFFGKALDCLKALRQECVKNSEPNTFNHYLVILKETLKEKNKKDFWQEIVKDHLTLIDKSESEDSGVTKEEGAKFLEGEVKEEEPEEKEDEEDADDLLAMM